From Tripterygium wilfordii isolate XIE 37 chromosome 16, ASM1340144v1, whole genome shotgun sequence, one genomic window encodes:
- the LOC119980837 gene encoding uncharacterized protein LOC119980837, translating to MIIPYVLKTLSTDQKGLYHTSFKVPDVFGVFRFKIECHRFGYSCLSVSKQLLLDFYCPSSIHSVLSTSEVEENLSGKISSCVTRILYIGNLPGDIRERKVEGFVIQGDATQLIIHVVFVIYSYRLKLT from the exons ATGATCATTCCTTATGTGCTAAAGACCCTATCAACTGATCAAAAG GGTCTTTATCATACATCATTCAAGGTCCCTGATGTTTTTGGAGTTTTCCGGTTCAAAATTGAGTGTCACAGATTTGGATACAGTTGCTTATCGGTCTCTAAACAG CTACTGCTGGACTTTTACTGTCCATCTTCGATACACTCC GTTTTGTCAACAAGTGAAGTGGAGGAAAATCTTTCAGGAAAGATAAGTAGTTGTGTGACCAGAATTCTCTATATTGGGAATCTTCCAGGCGATATTCGTGAGAGGAAAGTGGAGGGATTTGTTATACAAGGTGACGCTACTCAGCTTATTATTCATGTTGTGTTTGTTATTTACTCTTATAGATTGAAACTTACGTAA